In the genome of Xanthocytophaga agilis, one region contains:
- a CDS encoding DNA gyrase/topoisomerase IV subunit A produces MDTNDNHKDTDPKDTEQQGTEQQEATDSQEVTEQQESTEHTESDKPNVEDLLHDSEAIEGMYQNWFLDYASYVILERAVPSIEDGLKPVQRRILHAMKEMDDGRYNKVANVIGQTMQYHPHGDASISDAIVNMGQKDLLIDTQGNWGDVRTGDNAAASRYIEARLSKFGLDVLFNADLTEWQLSYDGRKREPVTLPVKFPLLLAQGVEGIAVGLATKILPHNFCELIEASIEILRGHTPTLYPDFITGGMIDVSNYNDGMRGGKVRVRCHIEEKDKKTLLIKDVPFGVTTAQLCDSIVKANDSGKIKIKKVTDNTAKDVEIEVQLQPGTSPDITIDALYAFTDCEVSISPNTCVIFNEKPVFLGTGELLRISTENTRELLRQELVIRKSELQEKILFSSLEKIFIENRIYRKIEECETFEAVIATVDKGLKPHKKNFYRAITEEDILRLLEIRIKRISKYDGFKADELMRRLEEELAEVEDHLNNLTRYAISYFKELLKKYGKGKERKTEIKSFEAIKATVVAAANQKLYLNAKDGFIGYGLKKDENAIEVSECSDIDEIIVFRRDGKCLVTKIQDKAFVGKDILHAAVFKKGDERMVYNLAYTNSQSGITYVKRFQVIAVTRDREYDLTKGGGKIVYLTANPNAEAEIVSVKLTANSSARLKVFDYNFADLEIKGRDIQGNILTKYPVKEVKLKIAGTSTLGGLDIWYDSTIGRLNTDGRGKHLGSFEGEDRILAIYNDGTYELTNYELVNRYDNLSFIGKFDPERIITAVHSDGKDFYVKRFKIETSTIDKKFSFITDNKGAKLMVVTLDRQPQVEVIVKKEKNKEETVTYDLDVIGELKGWRAIGNKLTAQKVVSIKLLASKSSYDVEKKNVGLEITNPDKIEPKSDDTDKNEDGPGNGQLGMF; encoded by the coding sequence ATGGATACGAACGATAACCACAAAGATACCGACCCGAAAGACACGGAACAGCAAGGAACTGAACAACAGGAAGCTACTGACTCCCAGGAAGTAACGGAGCAGCAGGAAAGTACGGAACATACTGAATCTGATAAACCTAATGTAGAGGATCTGTTACATGATAGTGAAGCTATTGAAGGTATGTACCAGAACTGGTTTCTGGATTATGCCTCCTATGTAATTCTTGAACGGGCAGTACCTTCTATTGAAGATGGTCTAAAACCTGTACAACGTCGTATTCTTCACGCCATGAAAGAAATGGACGATGGAAGATACAATAAGGTAGCGAATGTTATTGGACAAACCATGCAGTATCACCCACATGGAGATGCATCAATCAGTGATGCTATCGTAAATATGGGTCAAAAAGATTTACTTATTGATACACAGGGTAACTGGGGTGATGTTCGCACAGGGGACAATGCAGCGGCCTCTCGTTATATTGAAGCTCGTCTGAGCAAATTTGGTCTGGATGTTTTATTTAATGCAGATCTTACAGAATGGCAGCTTTCGTATGATGGACGAAAAAGAGAGCCTGTTACATTACCAGTAAAGTTTCCATTGCTTCTGGCACAGGGTGTAGAAGGTATTGCAGTGGGTTTGGCTACCAAAATTCTTCCACACAATTTCTGTGAACTGATTGAAGCCTCGATAGAAATACTTCGTGGACATACTCCCACTCTATATCCTGATTTTATTACAGGTGGTATGATTGACGTGTCGAACTACAATGATGGCATGAGAGGTGGAAAGGTTCGGGTTCGTTGCCATATTGAAGAGAAAGACAAAAAGACATTGTTGATTAAGGATGTTCCGTTTGGTGTTACAACTGCACAGCTTTGTGACTCTATTGTAAAGGCTAACGATTCCGGAAAGATCAAGATCAAAAAAGTAACTGATAACACAGCAAAGGATGTAGAAATTGAGGTTCAGTTACAACCAGGTACATCACCTGATATTACCATTGATGCCTTGTATGCCTTTACAGATTGTGAGGTATCTATTTCGCCTAATACCTGTGTTATTTTTAATGAGAAACCTGTATTCCTAGGTACAGGCGAGTTGCTCAGAATTTCTACGGAAAATACCAGAGAGCTGCTTCGGCAAGAATTGGTAATACGTAAAAGTGAATTACAGGAAAAGATTTTATTCTCATCTCTGGAGAAGATCTTTATTGAAAACCGCATTTATCGTAAGATTGAAGAATGCGAAACCTTCGAGGCTGTCATAGCCACTGTAGATAAAGGATTAAAACCACATAAGAAGAATTTTTACAGGGCAATTACAGAAGAAGATATTCTGCGTTTGCTTGAAATCCGCATTAAACGAATCTCCAAATATGATGGATTTAAGGCAGATGAGTTAATGCGGAGACTGGAGGAAGAATTAGCAGAAGTAGAAGATCATCTTAACAATCTGACACGTTATGCTATCAGCTACTTTAAAGAGTTGTTGAAAAAATATGGGAAAGGAAAAGAACGTAAAACAGAAATCAAGAGTTTTGAAGCCATTAAGGCTACAGTAGTTGCAGCAGCAAACCAGAAACTCTATCTGAATGCAAAGGATGGTTTTATTGGATATGGCCTGAAGAAAGATGAAAATGCTATTGAAGTAAGTGAATGTTCAGACATTGATGAGATCATTGTGTTTCGTCGTGATGGCAAATGCCTGGTAACTAAGATCCAGGACAAAGCGTTTGTAGGAAAAGATATTCTTCATGCTGCCGTTTTCAAAAAAGGAGACGAACGAATGGTTTATAACCTGGCCTATACCAATAGCCAATCTGGTATTACCTACGTGAAGCGCTTTCAGGTAATAGCCGTTACCCGCGACCGGGAATATGACCTGACCAAAGGTGGAGGAAAGATTGTATATCTTACAGCTAACCCTAATGCAGAAGCAGAAATCGTCTCTGTTAAATTAACAGCCAATTCTTCTGCCCGACTTAAAGTTTTTGATTATAACTTTGCCGACCTGGAAATAAAAGGCCGTGATATTCAAGGCAATATACTCACAAAGTATCCTGTTAAAGAAGTTAAGCTAAAAATTGCAGGAACTTCTACACTGGGAGGACTGGATATCTGGTATGACAGTACTATTGGACGTCTCAACACAGACGGAAGAGGTAAACATCTGGGTTCATTTGAAGGAGAAGACCGTATTTTAGCTATCTATAATGATGGTACTTATGAACTAACTAATTATGAACTTGTCAATCGGTATGACAATCTTTCATTCATTGGTAAGTTTGATCCAGAACGTATCATAACGGCAGTTCACTCAGATGGGAAGGACTTTTACGTCAAACGTTTCAAAATCGAAACAAGTACCATTGACAAGAAATTCTCTTTCATTACAGATAATAAAGGAGCCAAACTTATGGTCGTCACACTTGATCGCCAGCCACAAGTAGAGGTAATTGTCAAGAAAGAGAAAAACAAAGAGGAAACGGTAACCTACGATCTGGATGTAATTGGTGAACTTAAAGGATGGAGAGCGATCGGAAATAAACTAACCGCTCAGAAAGTTGTATCTATTAAACTACTAGCCTCCAAATCTTCGTACGATGTGGAAAAGAAGAATGTCGGTCTGGAAATTACCAATCCCGATAAAATAGAGCCTAAATCAGATGACACAGATAAAAACGAAGATGGCCCAGGAAATGGTCAGCTAGGAATGTTTTAA
- a CDS encoding 2OG-Fe(II) oxygenase yields the protein MSVLNEMVELLPEQSYTCFVIRQLFSREECQILLSDQIKNSFQEANTHYPTSYRNNDRLVMDDAVLASQLFEKVKPYLPETIFVESDNAEAGSWQLKELNHRLRYCRYQQGQYFNRHLDGVHYRSENVQSKLTFMVYLNDASEFEGGRTLFYTSKDTSEVWASYIPQQGDLIVFDHNLWHEGEALTAGEKFVLRSDILYERISPVELTSLELPYSEGHLGYIWKLLWFTNGLLISGGRDTFIKVWDVNGHCTQRLAGHANSVLCLSQIDERCFVSGSRDRSIRVWKLHEDGRFVQDAIYYWHNALVLSLCIIDHQIVASSGGDNLIRIGTISGQILKTLTGHTDWIWNLLWLENSLLASCSEDKTIKIWDYQTGTCLVTLQDNAPVHCLAYNKATCQLLSGNYIGEVHIWSQNTNNSLDWHLIHTFHAHLGIIRTIVWINNRYLASGGEDNKVLIWDLSERKPVLTFTHQNFVQSLVLNDEGELISASYDGKIHVWKLPEWIQKES from the coding sequence ATGTCTGTATTAAACGAAATGGTGGAATTGCTGCCTGAACAATCCTATACCTGTTTTGTTATCAGGCAGCTTTTTTCAAGGGAGGAATGCCAGATCCTGCTTTCTGACCAGATAAAGAACTCTTTTCAGGAAGCCAATACGCATTATCCAACATCCTATCGTAACAATGACCGCTTGGTAATGGACGATGCTGTACTAGCTAGTCAATTGTTTGAGAAAGTAAAACCTTATTTACCAGAAACTATTTTTGTTGAATCAGACAATGCTGAGGCTGGTAGCTGGCAACTAAAAGAGCTAAATCATAGACTACGTTATTGCCGATATCAGCAGGGGCAGTACTTTAATCGTCATTTGGATGGGGTCCATTATCGTAGTGAAAATGTTCAGTCTAAACTCACCTTCATGGTTTATCTCAATGATGCCAGTGAGTTTGAAGGTGGAAGAACTCTTTTTTATACATCTAAGGATACATCTGAAGTTTGGGCTTCTTATATCCCTCAGCAAGGCGATCTGATTGTATTTGATCATAATCTTTGGCATGAAGGTGAAGCTTTGACTGCAGGAGAGAAGTTTGTACTCCGAAGTGACATTTTGTACGAACGGATTTCTCCAGTAGAGCTAACCTCTCTAGAATTGCCTTATAGTGAGGGACATCTGGGATATATATGGAAACTATTGTGGTTCACGAATGGCCTTCTGATCAGTGGAGGGAGAGATACTTTTATTAAAGTCTGGGATGTAAATGGACATTGCACACAACGTTTGGCCGGACATGCAAATTCTGTATTGTGTTTGTCTCAGATAGATGAAAGATGTTTTGTCTCTGGTTCAAGAGATAGAAGTATTCGAGTGTGGAAGTTGCATGAAGATGGTAGGTTTGTACAGGACGCAATATATTATTGGCACAATGCACTGGTGCTTTCTCTTTGTATAATAGACCATCAGATAGTTGCCAGTAGTGGAGGGGATAATTTGATTCGAATAGGTACTATCTCAGGGCAGATTCTGAAAACATTGACAGGACATACAGACTGGATCTGGAATCTTTTGTGGCTGGAAAATTCATTATTGGCATCCTGTTCAGAAGATAAAACGATTAAAATATGGGACTATCAGACAGGTACTTGTCTGGTTACTTTACAGGATAATGCACCTGTGCATTGTTTGGCATATAATAAAGCCACCTGCCAACTACTCAGCGGTAATTACATAGGAGAAGTCCATATCTGGAGCCAAAATACTAACAACTCATTAGATTGGCATCTTATTCATACATTCCATGCTCATCTGGGAATTATTCGCACTATAGTATGGATAAATAATCGCTATCTGGCTAGTGGGGGAGAGGATAATAAAGTACTAATCTGGGATTTATCTGAGAGGAAACCTGTTTTGACTTTTACCCATCAAAATTTTGTTCAGTCTCTGGTTTTGAATGACGAAGGCGAACTGATAAGTGCTTCCTATGATGGCAAAATTCATGTATGGAAGTTACCTGAGTGGATACAGAAAGAATCATAA
- a CDS encoding AMP-binding protein, which translates to MEANVEIAKYPWLKNYPIGVPHQINPDAYTSLAELMDEAFQKYSDRPAFTCMGKQITFHELDTLTQQFAAYLQSIGLQKGDRVAIQMPNLLQYPIAMYGALRAGLIVVNTNPLYTPREMEHQFKDSGAKAIVIVANFVYNLEKIIKNTAIKHVIITNIGDMLGFPKKQIVNFVVKSIKKMVPAYHLPEAVAFSDALAKGSQNTFKRVEIKNTDLAYIQYTGGTTGISKGAMLTHRNMIANLEQTYHWMGSGMDLNARNIIVTALPLYHIYSLTVNANLGLKTGMMNLLITNPRDMKGYLKEISKYPFTMITGVNTLYNGMLNHADFSKVNFSHLKIASAGGMALQNAVLEKWKAVTGTVIAEGYGLSETSPVLSSNCVNGTIKAGTIGLPFPSTEMKTVKDDGTDAVIGERGEIWAKGPQVMPGYWNRPDETEKVMEDGWFKTGDIGIMDDDGYFKIVDRKKDMILVSGFNVYPNEIEDVVASYPKVLEVAAIGVPDAKTTESVKIFVVKKDPSLTVEELQAYCRENLTAYKCPRHIEFRTELPKSNVGKIIRRMLRDTEVAKS; encoded by the coding sequence ATGGAAGCAAATGTTGAAATAGCAAAATATCCCTGGTTGAAAAACTATCCGATAGGCGTACCTCATCAGATAAATCCTGACGCATATACCTCGTTGGCCGAATTAATGGATGAGGCCTTTCAGAAATATTCAGATCGTCCTGCCTTTACGTGTATGGGCAAGCAAATTACATTTCATGAACTGGACACCTTGACACAACAGTTTGCTGCCTACCTGCAAAGCATAGGCTTGCAAAAAGGCGATAGAGTGGCCATTCAAATGCCAAATTTATTACAATATCCGATTGCCATGTATGGTGCTTTACGGGCAGGATTGATTGTTGTGAACACCAATCCTTTGTATACACCAAGAGAGATGGAACATCAGTTCAAAGATTCAGGTGCAAAGGCTATTGTGATTGTGGCCAACTTTGTATACAATCTGGAGAAAATCATAAAAAACACAGCCATTAAACATGTGATTATTACCAACATTGGTGATATGCTTGGATTCCCCAAAAAGCAAATCGTCAATTTTGTTGTAAAAAGCATAAAGAAGATGGTTCCTGCCTATCATTTGCCAGAGGCAGTTGCATTTTCTGATGCATTGGCAAAAGGGAGTCAGAACACATTTAAACGTGTAGAAATTAAGAATACAGACCTGGCTTACATTCAATATACTGGTGGGACAACAGGTATATCCAAAGGCGCTATGTTGACTCATCGCAATATGATAGCCAACCTTGAGCAAACCTATCATTGGATGGGTTCTGGAATGGACCTGAATGCTCGAAATATTATTGTAACAGCTCTGCCACTTTATCATATTTATTCTCTTACTGTAAATGCCAACCTGGGACTTAAAACAGGTATGATGAATCTGTTAATTACCAATCCCAGGGATATGAAAGGGTATCTGAAAGAGATTTCTAAATATCCATTTACGATGATTACAGGGGTAAACACCTTGTATAATGGTATGCTAAACCATGCAGACTTCAGCAAAGTTAATTTCAGTCACCTGAAAATTGCTTCTGCTGGAGGAATGGCTTTACAAAATGCTGTTCTGGAAAAATGGAAGGCTGTAACAGGGACAGTGATCGCAGAAGGATATGGTTTATCTGAAACTTCACCTGTATTAAGTTCCAATTGTGTCAATGGAACCATTAAAGCAGGAACTATTGGATTGCCATTCCCAAGTACGGAGATGAAAACTGTTAAAGATGATGGGACAGATGCTGTGATTGGAGAAAGAGGAGAGATATGGGCAAAAGGACCTCAGGTAATGCCAGGATACTGGAACAGGCCAGACGAAACAGAAAAAGTAATGGAAGATGGCTGGTTTAAGACAGGAGACATTGGCATTATGGATGATGATGGCTATTTTAAAATTGTGGACCGGAAGAAAGACATGATTCTGGTTTCTGGTTTTAACGTTTATCCTAATGAGATAGAGGATGTTGTGGCATCCTATCCTAAAGTACTGGAAGTCGCAGCTATTGGGGTGCCTGATGCAAAAACAACAGAGTCTGTGAAGATATTTGTGGTGAAAAAGGATCCAAGTCTGACAGTGGAAGAACTTCAGGCCTATTGTCGGGAAAACCTGACTGCGTATAAATGTCCAAGACATATAGAGTTTCGGACTGAATTGCCAAAATCCAATGTAGGCAAGATCATTCGTCGGATGTTGCGTGATACTGAAGTAGCTAAAAGTTAG
- a CDS encoding mechanosensitive ion channel family protein, with protein MEIREAIRLIQEKITIWLKHIVALSPNLVVALIVLLLFIFLSRYLEKLASRLIGRTTDNSSLVALLSQVFRMAIILTGMFVALSILGLDKAVTSLLAGAGIIGLALGLAFQDLTTNFLSGTFITIRQPIRVGDVVETNGYFGKVKEINLRSTIIDNFAGQEIEIPSKDILQKPIVNFSKSNERRLQLNGWISYKEDLQKVQDLALQFMTALPFLQEGKNVEFHYQNFGDNGVTFLIWFWIDQGKVGPPMAMSEAVKGIKRIFDEHDISVPLAVRTVEWKNEAVLSLLEKTKGYKNDLNRSNSDT; from the coding sequence ATGGAAATACGGGAAGCAATTCGTTTGATACAAGAGAAAATAACTATCTGGTTAAAACATATTGTTGCACTATCTCCTAATCTGGTGGTAGCACTGATTGTTTTACTCTTGTTCATTTTTCTTTCACGCTATCTTGAAAAGCTAGCATCCCGATTGATTGGGCGAACTACAGACAATTCTTCTTTAGTCGCTTTGTTAAGCCAGGTCTTTCGTATGGCCATTATTCTGACAGGTATGTTTGTCGCTTTGAGCATTCTTGGGTTAGACAAAGCTGTCACTTCTCTCTTGGCTGGTGCAGGCATTATTGGCCTCGCATTAGGTCTTGCCTTTCAGGATCTGACTACTAATTTTTTGTCCGGAACATTTATTACCATACGTCAACCTATTCGGGTTGGAGATGTTGTAGAGACCAATGGCTATTTCGGAAAAGTCAAAGAAATTAATCTTCGTTCAACGATTATTGACAATTTTGCCGGACAGGAAATAGAAATTCCCAGCAAGGATATTCTTCAGAAGCCTATCGTCAATTTCAGTAAAAGTAATGAGAGGAGACTGCAATTGAATGGCTGGATCTCCTATAAAGAAGACCTACAAAAGGTACAGGATCTTGCCTTACAGTTTATGACTGCTTTACCGTTTCTGCAGGAGGGAAAAAATGTTGAGTTTCACTATCAGAATTTTGGGGATAATGGTGTTACTTTTTTGATCTGGTTCTGGATCGATCAAGGTAAAGTGGGTCCGCCTATGGCAATGAGTGAAGCTGTTAAGGGAATTAAAAGGATTTTTGATGAACATGACATCAGTGTTCCACTGGCTGTACGCACAGTGGAATGGAAAAACGAAGCTGTACTTAGCCTCTTGGAAAAAACAAAGGGCTACAAGAATGACCTGAATAGATCCAATTCAGACACATAA
- the xylA gene encoding xylose isomerase: MSIKVTLGDKEYFPGISQIKFEGRDSDNPLAFKFYNENQVVGGKTMKDHLRFAVAYWHSFCGTGGDPFGPGTKDFPWNVKSDPVGRAKDKADAAFEFITKLGAPFYCFHDVDVVDEVTFAQLEKDLATTVDYLKAKQQASGVELLWGTANLFSHPRYMNGASTNPDFQVLAHAATQVKNAIDATIALGGKGYVFWGGREGYMSLLNTNMKRETEHLGRFLQTSRDYARKAGFTGTFYIEPKPCEPTKHQYDYDAATVIGFLRHFGLENDFKLNLEVNHATLAGHTFTHELQVAADAGMLGSIDANRGDYQNGWDTDQFPYDLNELAETMLVILEAGGFATGGVNFDAKTRRNSTDLEDLFIAHIGGMDIFARALLIAHDILEKSSYRKWRQQRYASFDSGDGKAYEEGKLTLDALREIAFKHGEPEQRSGKQELYENLINQYIR, from the coding sequence ATGTCTATTAAAGTTACGCTCGGAGACAAAGAATACTTTCCGGGAATTTCCCAGATTAAGTTCGAAGGAAGAGACTCAGACAACCCACTAGCATTTAAATTTTATAATGAAAATCAAGTGGTAGGTGGCAAAACGATGAAAGACCACCTGCGATTTGCAGTAGCATACTGGCATTCATTCTGCGGTACAGGTGGAGATCCTTTTGGACCTGGTACCAAAGACTTTCCATGGAATGTCAAAAGTGATCCTGTTGGTCGTGCAAAGGATAAAGCAGATGCAGCATTTGAGTTTATCACTAAACTAGGTGCTCCTTTCTATTGTTTTCATGATGTAGATGTTGTAGACGAAGTAACTTTTGCTCAGTTAGAAAAAGACCTGGCGACAACAGTAGACTATCTGAAAGCAAAACAACAGGCTTCTGGTGTAGAATTGTTGTGGGGAACAGCAAATTTGTTCTCTCACCCAAGATATATGAACGGAGCTTCTACCAATCCTGATTTTCAGGTATTGGCACATGCTGCTACTCAGGTAAAGAATGCAATTGATGCAACAATTGCATTGGGTGGCAAAGGTTATGTGTTCTGGGGTGGTCGCGAAGGCTATATGTCTCTGTTAAATACAAATATGAAACGTGAGACAGAACATTTGGGGCGCTTCCTGCAAACATCTCGTGATTATGCGCGTAAAGCAGGATTTACAGGAACGTTTTATATTGAGCCTAAGCCTTGTGAGCCTACCAAGCATCAGTATGATTATGATGCAGCAACTGTAATAGGTTTCTTACGTCATTTTGGACTGGAAAACGATTTCAAATTAAACCTGGAAGTAAACCACGCAACATTAGCAGGACACACTTTCACACATGAATTACAAGTAGCTGCGGATGCGGGTATGTTGGGCAGTATTGATGCTAACCGTGGTGATTATCAGAATGGATGGGACACAGATCAGTTTCCATATGATCTGAACGAACTGGCTGAAACCATGCTGGTTATTCTGGAAGCAGGAGGTTTTGCAACAGGTGGTGTAAACTTTGATGCCAAAACACGTCGTAATTCAACAGACCTTGAAGATTTGTTTATTGCGCATATTGGTGGAATGGATATTTTTGCTCGTGCATTGTTGATTGCTCACGATATACTTGAAAAATCTTCTTACCGGAAATGGCGTCAACAGCGTTATGCTTCTTTTGATAGTGGGGATGGCAAAGCATACGAAGAAGGCAAACTGACACTGGATGCATTGCGTGAGATTGCTTTTAAGCATGGTGAACCTGAGCAGCGTAGTGGAAAACAAGAACTATACGAAAATCTGATTAATCAGTATATCCGTTAA
- a CDS encoding TonB-dependent receptor produces the protein MKKTQLLFLFLISTLTAIAQTGNIKGKVQTSDGQAAPFVTVNLKGLTKGATTDLSGNYELKKVAPGDYTLIVSFVGLESKEVSVSVQANETTNLPAIVLKEDSRQLDEVVVIGSKQTYKVDQPSQSLRLQTPLIETPQNIQVITEKVLADQQVISMSDGVIRNVSGATRLEHWGDMYTRINVRGGRASAFRNGMNINSNWGPLTEDMSFVDHVEFVKGPAGFMMSNGDPSGIYNVVTKKPTGRNFNGAASFTLGSFDLYRGTLDLDSKLDKEGKVLFRLNLMGQTRNSFRLYDFNNRYSLAPVISYKIDENTTLTAEYILQHVSMSNIGSPYIFAKNGYGGTPIELTLNDPGIDPTKINDHNLTLNLQHKIDDNWKLTAQAAYFNYQQVGSSLWADAATEDGGVIRRVTIADASNIGKFGQVFINGDVTTGFIRHRVLGGLDLGTKAYLGDWYQSHALDTVGAYFNIHKPSYGSPVNGYPTFDRSKGIAERAGLGASISQRYTGLYLQDELGFLDNKIRLTLAGRYTYVKEVSYGTPTQDEKFTPRIGLSGSINSETSVYALYDQAFVPQSGSIRGGKQPKPIAGNNIEFGVKRDWLNGKWNTTLALYNIIKNNELTPDPTNTGSEQFSVQLGQTQSKGIEFDVRGELLPGLNLTANYAYTDSKITRSNSTTNGAREGDVVPGYAKHNANAWLGYKLQNGALKGLGLSAGFSYQVDRTTWSWGSPGEKSLPDYFRLDGGIFWEKDKIRITANAFNILNTYLYSGSYYAYYDYYYWQTEAPRNLRLSLNYTF, from the coding sequence ATGAAAAAAACACAACTATTATTTTTATTTCTGATCAGTACGTTAACAGCAATTGCCCAAACAGGGAATATCAAAGGGAAAGTACAAACTAGTGATGGCCAAGCTGCGCCTTTTGTAACTGTCAACTTAAAAGGTTTAACCAAAGGAGCGACTACTGATCTTTCAGGAAATTATGAACTAAAAAAAGTTGCCCCTGGAGATTATACTCTTATTGTATCTTTTGTAGGCCTGGAGTCCAAAGAGGTTTCCGTTAGTGTTCAGGCGAACGAAACTACCAATCTGCCTGCCATTGTTCTGAAAGAAGACAGCAGACAACTAGATGAAGTGGTAGTTATTGGATCAAAACAAACCTATAAAGTTGATCAACCCTCTCAATCATTACGTCTTCAGACTCCACTAATTGAAACACCTCAGAATATACAAGTAATTACAGAAAAAGTTCTGGCAGATCAACAGGTGATAAGCATGAGTGATGGAGTAATCCGGAACGTAAGTGGGGCTACTCGTCTGGAACACTGGGGAGACATGTATACACGTATCAATGTACGTGGTGGACGAGCGTCTGCATTCCGCAATGGGATGAATATAAATTCTAATTGGGGCCCTCTGACAGAAGATATGAGTTTTGTAGACCATGTTGAATTTGTGAAAGGTCCTGCAGGTTTTATGATGTCCAATGGTGATCCTAGTGGTATTTATAATGTAGTAACTAAAAAACCTACTGGACGTAATTTTAATGGTGCTGCGTCTTTTACACTTGGTAGCTTTGATCTGTATCGCGGTACACTGGATCTGGACAGCAAACTGGACAAGGAAGGAAAAGTTCTCTTTCGTCTGAATCTGATGGGACAAACCAGAAACTCTTTCCGTCTGTATGATTTTAATAACCGTTACAGTCTGGCGCCAGTTATCAGTTATAAGATTGACGAGAATACAACCCTGACGGCTGAATATATTCTGCAACATGTATCTATGTCAAATATTGGTTCTCCTTACATTTTTGCAAAGAATGGATATGGAGGAACACCTATTGAGCTAACCCTGAATGATCCGGGTATTGATCCTACTAAAATCAATGACCACAACCTTACTCTTAATTTACAACATAAGATAGATGACAACTGGAAACTGACTGCACAGGCTGCCTATTTCAATTATCAGCAGGTAGGAAGTTCTTTATGGGCAGATGCTGCTACTGAAGACGGAGGTGTTATCCGTAGAGTAACGATTGCAGATGCTTCCAATATAGGGAAGTTCGGTCAGGTATTTATCAATGGGGATGTAACCACTGGATTTATTCGTCATCGTGTATTGGGTGGTCTGGATTTAGGAACAAAGGCATATCTGGGAGACTGGTATCAGTCTCACGCACTGGATACAGTTGGGGCTTATTTCAATATACACAAGCCATCCTATGGAAGTCCTGTCAATGGCTATCCTACTTTTGATCGCAGCAAAGGTATTGCGGAAAGAGCTGGCTTAGGAGCTTCCATCTCACAAAGATACACAGGTCTTTATCTTCAGGATGAATTAGGCTTTTTAGATAATAAAATCCGCCTGACACTAGCAGGACGTTATACATATGTAAAAGAAGTATCTTATGGAACACCTACCCAGGATGAAAAATTCACTCCCCGTATAGGTCTTAGTGGTTCTATTAATTCCGAAACTTCTGTTTATGCTTTATATGATCAGGCTTTTGTTCCACAAAGTGGTTCTATAAGAGGAGGAAAACAACCTAAACCAATTGCTGGAAATAACATTGAGTTTGGAGTGAAAAGAGACTGGCTCAATGGAAAATGGAACACAACATTAGCTTTATACAATATTATCAAAAATAACGAATTGACTCCTGACCCTACAAATACAGGTTCAGAACAATTCTCTGTACAATTAGGACAAACTCAAAGTAAGGGTATTGAATTTGACGTAAGAGGAGAACTCCTTCCTGGCTTAAACCTTACAGCAAACTATGCTTATACTGACTCTAAAATTACCAGAAGCAATAGTACAACAAATGGTGCCAGAGAGGGGGACGTTGTGCCTGGTTATGCAAAACACAATGCCAATGCATGGTTGGGATATAAACTTCAGAATGGTGCATTGAAAGGTCTTGGTTTATCAGCAGGCTTCTCCTATCAGGTAGATCGCACTACTTGGTCATGGGGAAGTCCAGGAGAAAAATCATTACCTGATTATTTCCGCCTGGATGGTGGTATATTCTGGGAAAAAGATAAAATCAGAATTACTGCCAATGCATTTAATATCTTAAATACATACCTTTACAGCGGTTCTTATTATGCCTATTACGATTATTACTACTGGCAAACTGAAGCCCCTCGCAATTTAAGACTTAGCCTTAATTACACATTTTAA